A stretch of Spirosoma oryzicola DNA encodes these proteins:
- a CDS encoding DoxX family protein: MKQLFATNPASITPLIARLALGIVVFPHGAQKLLGWFGGSGFEGTMGFLTGSAGLPWIVGLLVILIEFFGPLMLFLGAATRVAALGILGNFIGIVLTAHSSTGFFMNWGAEANKEEGIEYFILLFGLALIVLIAGGGKASVDAELAKNRY, translated from the coding sequence ATGAAACAACTATTCGCTACAAACCCGGCTAGCATAACGCCTTTAATTGCCCGACTGGCTTTGGGAATCGTCGTATTTCCACACGGAGCTCAAAAGTTGCTAGGCTGGTTTGGCGGTTCCGGATTCGAGGGAACAATGGGTTTTTTGACGGGCTCGGCGGGGCTTCCCTGGATTGTGGGCCTTCTGGTGATTCTAATCGAATTTTTTGGGCCCCTGATGCTTTTTCTCGGAGCGGCCACCCGCGTAGCTGCTCTCGGAATCCTGGGTAACTTCATCGGTATTGTCTTAACTGCTCATTCGTCTACGGGTTTCTTTATGAACTGGGGCGCTGAGGCCAATAAAGAAGAAGGAATCGAATACTTTATTCTGCTGTTTGGCCTGGCCCTGATCGTACTAATAGCCGGAGGAGGTAAGGCGAGTGTAGATGCCGAACTAGCCAAAAACAGATACTAG
- a CDS encoding response regulator transcription factor, which translates to MKLLLIDDEEKLVLHLQKGLRQAGYSVDIALSAAAGLELAAVGGYELILLDLMLPGTTGFDVLRTLRAFGIDAPVMILSALNQSKHVVEGLDLGAVDYLRKPFELDELLARIRTVQRSQTGSRLAVWRVGDLTMDLASRQVSRGGKSITLTPREYQLLEQLMRQAGRVLSKAQLTEKVWESDFDRGSNVVEVHVHQLRKKIDRGFATPLLETVVGVGYRLKGSLDVK; encoded by the coding sequence ATGAAACTATTATTGATCGACGACGAAGAAAAGTTAGTACTACACCTGCAAAAAGGGCTTAGACAGGCTGGGTATTCGGTCGATATTGCCCTGTCGGCGGCCGCTGGTCTCGAACTGGCAGCGGTAGGTGGCTACGAACTGATTCTACTGGATCTGATGCTACCGGGCACAACGGGTTTTGATGTGCTGCGCACCCTGCGGGCGTTTGGCATCGACGCGCCCGTGATGATCCTGAGCGCCCTCAATCAGTCCAAACACGTAGTCGAAGGACTGGATTTAGGTGCTGTCGATTACCTGCGCAAACCCTTCGAGCTAGACGAACTGCTCGCCCGGATTCGTACGGTGCAACGAAGTCAGACGGGAAGTCGATTGGCCGTGTGGCGAGTAGGCGATTTGACTATGGACCTGGCAAGTCGTCAGGTGAGTCGGGGAGGAAAGTCGATTACGCTAACTCCCCGCGAATACCAGTTGTTAGAACAGCTCATGCGCCAGGCCGGGCGGGTTCTTTCCAAAGCGCAGCTAACCGAAAAAGTCTGGGAATCGGATTTCGACCGGGGCAGCAATGTTGTTGAAGTGCATGTCCACCAACTTCGTAAAAAGATTGACCGGGGATTTGCAACACCACTGCTCGAAACGGTGGTGGGCGTCGGATACCGGCTAAAAGGTTCGCTTGACGTAAAGTAA
- a CDS encoding NAD(P)H-binding protein, with product MNIVITGSIGTIGKPLTKELVEKGHSVTVISSKGERKPAIQALGAKAAIGSFQDAHFLTQTFNGADVVYLMEAWEGVGSIFDKNVDFVAAFERIGTNYKEAVEQSGVKRVVHLSSIGAHTGQGTGSLSLHNKVETILRQLPDDVGIKFMRPVGFYTNLYRYLNSIKTQHTILQSYGGDQKEPWVSPLDIATTIAQEMEKPFVGRTVHYLASDEVSPNEIAQLLGEAIELPDLTWTVVPDEQMLNGLLSAGMNPWIANGFVEMQAAQRSGSLYDDFYRHKPVLGKTKLSQFAQEFAQVYHNQPK from the coding sequence ATGAATATCGTAATCACGGGGTCGATTGGTACCATCGGTAAACCCTTGACCAAGGAACTGGTCGAGAAAGGCCATTCCGTAACCGTTATCTCTAGCAAAGGCGAGCGAAAACCGGCCATCCAGGCACTAGGCGCAAAAGCAGCCATCGGTTCATTTCAGGACGCTCATTTCCTGACCCAAACCTTCAATGGCGCGGATGTCGTGTATCTCATGGAAGCCTGGGAGGGCGTGGGCAGCATCTTTGACAAGAACGTTGATTTTGTGGCCGCATTCGAACGGATCGGTACCAACTACAAAGAAGCGGTCGAGCAATCGGGTGTCAAACGAGTTGTGCATCTGAGTAGCATAGGTGCCCACACGGGCCAGGGAACAGGCAGTCTTTCTTTGCATAACAAGGTCGAAACCATACTTCGACAACTGCCGGATGATGTGGGTATCAAATTCATGAGACCTGTCGGCTTTTACACCAATCTTTATCGCTACCTCAATTCCATTAAAACGCAGCATACCATTCTTCAAAGCTACGGGGGAGATCAAAAGGAACCCTGGGTTTCACCGCTGGATATTGCTACAACCATTGCCCAAGAGATGGAAAAACCGTTTGTGGGCAGAACTGTGCATTACCTGGCAAGTGATGAAGTTTCGCCCAATGAAATAGCGCAGCTTCTGGGCGAAGCGATTGAGTTGCCGGATCTGACGTGGACCGTTGTTCCGGATGAGCAAATGCTGAATGGGCTATTATCCGCCGGTATGAACCCCTGGATCGCCAATGGCTTTGTCGAAATGCAAGCTGCGCAACGGAGCGGGAGCTTGTACGACGATTTTTACCGACACAAACCCGTTTTGGGCAAAACCAAACTGAGCCAGTTCGCTCAGGAATTTGCCCAGGTTTATCACAATCAACCGAAATAG
- a CDS encoding FtsW/RodA/SpoVE family cell cycle protein encodes MNIPSGRPYLLGASVMLLLLFGRLFMNLSPALNQAKEALASGQALTLESGLKSASIQRLLNTGNYYSDPKDRLLVADSLSAKLRQQGSPENLGTLNKRLFFVQAPVTWRSRIGGVDFQSRLRVSRQQMGFDSVLYVRELTNPKPYPATVSAGSGTESISGRVTRDEEPMADVLVQLKRHPATAQPDTLPDRFTYARTDADGTFAFTGLTDGSGYSVVPLKPGFEFGSRRGTSHLTRDQSYTFTGRQHQLRLIGTTAYGQLKNDHAFMVRAPTAFTMQFWAIVGLFMLAFWAVQGFWDIRRFQPDPLLLPILMLLTGLSVLTLLAIQDPLQDMLYAWQTVQGVGVGLVGLTILSQLPIGRFYADWRYDWLFTFRNRTSVQLSGWTWLVLALGLATLTLLVGSGPEGSGVRVNLSILGLSFQPSEITKYLLLIFFAGFFAANEQQIRQLPDLRWRFQVSLGALAGAGFLMLLYLLLGDMGPALVVCFTFLLFYSIARGNLPLTLATGFGYGVALWLLPGWAATLLSLVVLIGYMYGQGEARSRTWLGWAALFTEAPVLLLLVMAMFAFGDLLPFVGNRLADRKAMWLSPWNNDVYGGDHLAHGFWALSTGGWTGQGLGRGLAGTMPAAHTDMILPSVGEELGGFGLVAVFLLMGVLLHRIFLHARRAGQPFSFFLVAGIAIATGVQFLIIAGGSIGLLPLTGISVPFLSYGKISLIINLMAMGVVFSVANRPGQLEQRQYLEKHYDRVLMAGIAGFLIGVLILIGRLLPIVGWRGNEYIVRPARVVTRYGDPVYSYNPRIERLTRVLAAGTVYDRKGLVLATSSPERVTQQSAQLRQSGLTSDQLQTLTHKRLQRYYPFGEHLFFWTGDLNTQLFWGQSNGYYAEATHFSELRGFNSRPRKTTLVATDYQADRFSPPVQQTRTLSVYDYSELAPALRAGIDSREVTDRKAQNRDIKLSLDAELQVALQKGLAKSEYNDKRLSVVVLNAGSGDVLASATYPLPNLKTPDVMLLSDRDRLELPYLVTERDLGMTYPTAPGSTAKILTAMAAFNKVGASASSVSYPISCQEIIRRGARESEPCGETVDMRKAIVRSSNVYFIRMANDKALDTELADLYLATGMNVDLIGGYSFSDTHTDAEQVQIRQHWRDSTFAVRRKLYQSTQYPRRYRSEFSGLAWGQGQLTATPVSMARMAGAIANQGILQPSRYVLDKAGKPQTISTGKSVARRADYAEQLQEFMIEQSNPSEGRAKISVARVAGKTGTPERIVQGVKRNDGWYVFFAPTPDGRSHTVVAVRIELGQSSADAVNLANTVVAPILKERNYLGSF; translated from the coding sequence ATGAATATACCCTCTGGTCGGCCGTATTTGCTGGGCGCATCAGTTATGCTGCTGCTCCTGTTCGGACGGCTGTTTATGAACCTGTCTCCGGCGCTAAATCAGGCTAAAGAAGCGTTAGCCAGCGGGCAGGCGTTAACCCTCGAATCAGGACTTAAATCTGCGTCTATCCAGCGCCTGCTTAATACGGGCAATTACTACAGTGACCCGAAGGACAGACTCCTGGTTGCCGATTCATTGAGCGCTAAACTTCGTCAACAGGGCTCGCCCGAAAATCTGGGAACGCTTAACAAACGGCTGTTTTTCGTGCAGGCTCCCGTGACGTGGCGTAGTCGAATTGGTGGTGTCGATTTTCAGAGTCGGTTGCGGGTATCCCGTCAGCAAATGGGTTTCGACTCGGTGCTGTACGTTCGCGAACTAACGAATCCGAAACCGTATCCCGCTACCGTTAGCGCTGGTAGCGGAACGGAGTCAATATCGGGTCGGGTTACGCGCGACGAAGAGCCGATGGCGGACGTACTGGTTCAGCTAAAGCGCCATCCCGCCACCGCCCAACCCGATACGCTGCCCGATCGGTTTACCTACGCCCGAACGGATGCCGATGGGACGTTTGCCTTTACGGGCCTGACGGATGGCTCGGGGTATAGCGTGGTTCCGCTCAAGCCCGGTTTTGAGTTCGGCAGCCGACGGGGCACAAGCCATTTGACCCGTGATCAGTCGTACACGTTCACGGGCCGTCAGCATCAACTGCGCCTGATTGGAACAACGGCGTATGGGCAGCTCAAGAACGACCATGCGTTTATGGTCCGTGCGCCCACCGCTTTTACGATGCAGTTCTGGGCTATTGTTGGGCTGTTTATGCTGGCGTTTTGGGCCGTACAGGGCTTTTGGGATATCCGGCGCTTTCAACCCGACCCGTTGCTATTGCCGATCCTGATGCTGCTGACGGGCTTATCGGTCCTAACGCTGTTGGCCATTCAGGACCCATTACAGGACATGCTCTACGCCTGGCAAACGGTACAGGGTGTAGGGGTCGGCCTGGTTGGCCTGACGATTTTATCGCAGCTACCGATCGGGCGCTTTTACGCAGATTGGCGCTACGACTGGCTGTTTACGTTTCGGAACCGTACTTCCGTACAGTTGTCGGGCTGGACGTGGCTCGTGCTAGCACTTGGGCTGGCGACGCTGACGTTGCTTGTTGGCTCGGGGCCGGAGGGAAGTGGTGTACGCGTCAATTTGTCAATCCTGGGGCTGAGCTTTCAACCCAGTGAAATTACCAAATACCTATTACTGATTTTCTTTGCAGGGTTCTTTGCCGCCAATGAGCAACAGATTCGGCAACTACCCGATCTGCGCTGGCGGTTTCAGGTCAGTTTGGGAGCGCTGGCCGGAGCGGGGTTCCTGATGCTGCTCTACCTCCTGCTGGGCGATATGGGTCCGGCGCTGGTCGTTTGTTTTACGTTCCTGCTTTTTTACAGCATCGCCCGGGGAAATCTGCCGCTAACACTGGCAACAGGTTTTGGCTACGGCGTAGCGCTCTGGTTATTGCCCGGCTGGGCCGCTACGTTACTCAGCTTAGTGGTTCTGATCGGGTATATGTACGGGCAGGGCGAGGCCCGTTCGCGGACTTGGTTGGGTTGGGCCGCTTTGTTTACCGAAGCCCCCGTATTGCTGCTTCTGGTGATGGCAATGTTTGCGTTTGGCGATCTGTTGCCGTTCGTTGGAAACCGGCTGGCTGACCGGAAAGCGATGTGGCTTAGTCCCTGGAACAATGACGTGTATGGCGGTGATCATCTGGCGCACGGCTTCTGGGCCTTGTCGACTGGTGGTTGGACGGGGCAAGGACTCGGAAGAGGGTTGGCGGGTACCATGCCAGCTGCCCATACCGATATGATTCTGCCGAGCGTGGGCGAAGAACTGGGCGGGTTTGGTCTCGTAGCCGTTTTCCTGCTGATGGGTGTACTACTGCATCGGATTTTTTTGCACGCCCGGCGAGCGGGTCAGCCCTTTAGCTTCTTTCTGGTAGCGGGTATCGCCATTGCGACCGGTGTTCAGTTTTTGATTATTGCGGGCGGCTCCATCGGGTTGTTACCCCTGACGGGAATCAGCGTGCCGTTCCTGAGTTACGGCAAGATTTCACTGATCATCAACCTGATGGCTATGGGCGTTGTGTTTAGCGTCGCCAATCGGCCGGGGCAGTTGGAACAACGCCAGTACCTGGAGAAGCACTACGACAGGGTCCTGATGGCCGGTATCGCCGGGTTTCTGATCGGAGTGTTGATTCTGATTGGTCGTTTGTTACCAATTGTCGGGTGGCGGGGCAATGAGTATATCGTTCGTCCGGCTCGGGTGGTGACCCGCTACGGCGATCCTGTATACAGCTACAACCCCCGCATCGAGCGGCTAACCCGCGTGCTGGCGGCAGGCACGGTCTACGACCGGAAGGGTCTGGTACTGGCAACCAGTTCACCCGAACGGGTTACGCAGCAGTCGGCACAACTCCGCCAAAGTGGGTTAACATCGGATCAACTTCAGACGCTCACGCACAAGCGATTGCAACGGTATTACCCATTTGGTGAGCATCTGTTTTTCTGGACCGGTGATTTGAATACGCAACTTTTCTGGGGACAAAGCAATGGGTATTACGCCGAAGCTACCCATTTCAGCGAACTGCGCGGCTTCAACAGTCGTCCCCGTAAAACAACGCTTGTGGCCACCGACTACCAGGCCGATCGCTTTAGCCCGCCGGTTCAGCAAACGCGTACGCTATCCGTTTACGACTACAGCGAACTGGCTCCCGCTCTACGGGCTGGAATCGACAGCCGTGAAGTAACCGACCGGAAAGCCCAGAACCGCGATATCAAGCTGAGTCTCGATGCGGAGTTGCAAGTTGCGTTACAGAAAGGGCTGGCTAAATCGGAGTACAACGACAAGCGTCTTTCGGTGGTCGTGCTCAATGCGGGATCGGGCGATGTACTGGCGTCAGCGACTTACCCTTTGCCCAATCTTAAAACGCCCGATGTTATGCTGCTGTCAGACCGGGATCGGCTTGAACTACCGTATCTGGTCACCGAGCGCGATTTGGGCATGACCTATCCAACAGCCCCTGGCTCGACGGCTAAAATTCTGACGGCAATGGCTGCGTTTAATAAAGTAGGTGCCTCGGCATCATCCGTTAGCTACCCAATTTCGTGTCAGGAGATCATCCGACGGGGTGCGCGGGAATCTGAACCCTGCGGAGAAACGGTCGATATGCGTAAGGCCATTGTTCGGTCGAGCAACGTTTATTTTATCCGAATGGCGAACGACAAAGCGCTGGATACTGAACTGGCCGATCTGTATCTAGCTACGGGTATGAACGTCGATCTGATTGGTGGCTATTCTTTTTCGGATACGCATACCGACGCGGAACAGGTTCAGATCCGGCAGCATTGGCGCGATTCGACATTTGCGGTCCGCCGGAAATTGTACCAGAGTACGCAATACCCGAGACGCTACCGGAGTGAATTTTCGGGGCTGGCCTGGGGACAGGGCCAATTGACAGCAACGCCCGTATCGATGGCGCGAATGGCCGGGGCCATTGCAAACCAGGGTATCCTGCAACCGTCGCGTTATGTACTGGATAAAGCGGGTAAACCACAAACGATCAGCACCGGCAAGTCCGTGGCTCGCCGAGCGGATTATGCCGAGCAGCTACAGGAATTTATGATTGAACAGTCGAACCCATCGGAGGGGCGGGCTAAGATCAGCGTCGCGCGGGTGGCTGGTAAAACCGGTACACCCGAACGGATCGTACAGGGTGTAAAGCGGAATGATGGGTGGTACGTATTTTTTGCCCCTACACCCGACGGTCGGTCGCATACAGTGGTTGCGGTACGGATCGAGTTGGGTCAATCCTCCGCAGATGCCGTCAACCTGGCGAACACCGTCGTAGCCCCTATCTTGAAAGAACGTAATTATTTAGGAAGCTTTTAA
- a CDS encoding serine/threonine-protein kinase: MPTVSVNTHFPGYEIIGELGRSNARVLKARHLETGDLVAIKHFSLNTDADTLRRFRLESQLMTDINHPNVVRVREVQLDMPMPFIVMEWIEGGNLRTLLGEQGYLDVSNTIRLGLQMAEAFKVIHPQGIVHRDIKPENILFRPLPSGEIHFLLTDFGVARLHEQSQTMTGQSLMTYEYASPEQFDNPRGVDKATDYYSLGVVLYECLSGKVPFSMTDSAGIASFMGHVLRTSPPALQIPSQQYLPPSLETILEWTLAKNPAERLNDVNELILLLRQANVEQLQTSRSADRRVPVSSRTVAAPVPTPRPLETVVPVPDEEPATGTNKWLIGLSVAIVAVLLVLAVLYKTHHKATSTGTNVVPDTTTVANDSTETETMMEDTTESSSDYPVEATTDSTKTESPSETVAEPPAAVPDSSRTVVDSTKSF; the protein is encoded by the coding sequence ATGCCAACAGTAAGTGTCAATACGCATTTTCCGGGTTACGAAATTATTGGCGAACTGGGCCGGTCGAATGCCCGCGTGCTGAAAGCGCGTCATCTGGAAACGGGCGATTTGGTCGCGATCAAACACTTCTCGCTCAATACCGATGCCGACACGCTTCGGCGGTTTAGGCTTGAATCGCAGTTGATGACCGACATCAACCATCCGAACGTCGTGCGGGTGCGGGAAGTGCAGCTGGACATGCCGATGCCGTTTATTGTCATGGAATGGATCGAAGGCGGCAATTTACGCACACTGCTCGGCGAGCAAGGCTACCTGGATGTATCCAATACCATCCGACTGGGGCTGCAAATGGCCGAAGCCTTCAAGGTAATTCATCCACAGGGTATTGTCCACCGGGATATTAAGCCGGAAAACATTCTTTTTCGGCCCTTGCCCAGTGGCGAGATTCATTTTCTGTTGACCGATTTTGGCGTTGCCCGTCTGCACGAACAGTCGCAAACGATGACGGGTCAATCGCTGATGACCTATGAATACGCATCGCCGGAGCAATTTGATAATCCACGGGGCGTCGACAAGGCCACCGATTACTATTCGCTGGGCGTGGTCCTGTACGAATGTCTGTCGGGGAAGGTGCCGTTTTCGATGACGGACAGTGCGGGTATCGCTTCGTTCATGGGGCATGTCCTGCGCACATCGCCACCTGCTTTACAGATACCTTCGCAACAGTATCTTCCCCCCAGTCTGGAAACGATCCTGGAATGGACATTAGCCAAAAATCCAGCCGAGCGGCTTAATGATGTCAATGAGTTGATCTTACTGCTGCGGCAAGCCAATGTCGAACAGCTACAGACTAGTCGTTCGGCGGATCGGCGGGTGCCCGTTTCATCGCGTACGGTGGCAGCCCCAGTACCGACTCCCCGACCGCTGGAAACCGTTGTGCCGGTGCCCGATGAAGAACCGGCCACCGGCACAAACAAGTGGCTTATCGGGTTAAGTGTTGCCATTGTAGCGGTGCTGCTGGTGCTGGCCGTTTTGTACAAAACGCACCACAAGGCGACCAGCACCGGAACCAATGTGGTACCCGATACGACAACTGTGGCGAATGATTCGACGGAGACCGAGACGATGATGGAAGATACGACCGAGTCCTCATCCGATTACCCAGTCGAGGCAACAACCGATTCAACCAAAACAGAAAGTCCTTCGGAAACCGTTGCTGAGCCGCCCGCTGCCGTACCCGATTCATCGCGCACGGTCGTTGATTCAACCAAGTCGTTTTGA
- a CDS encoding FHA domain-containing protein has protein sequence MSLIDKVKNLFGLASTDEQPIASTSRPGEPVSVTPTSTTTGPPPAAQVREQVMRFIIGKLRAYQNEPDTAPAGIRLSVLCTNPADEELYRVVLWTNQPGKFEAELSRQLADNYITLPKNWQFTYTFFTDTLPDTTYREGNLGLVVVDRSKPDNAPLLARVTALVGQLEQTEYILDSAQKTTFCIGRGRTTQTASGRVRTNDIVVLNEEDPSYDAAKGAGNGAVSRAHATIRFDPAQKRYVLLVDPGGLPAGGNKTKLIHPDDSIERADIAGMGYPLQNGDQIELGGEVTLFFELL, from the coding sequence ATGAGCCTAATCGATAAGGTTAAAAATTTGTTCGGGTTAGCCTCGACGGACGAGCAGCCTATAGCGTCCACCAGTCGGCCAGGTGAACCGGTTTCCGTTACGCCGACATCCACGACGACCGGGCCTCCGCCAGCCGCTCAGGTACGGGAGCAGGTCATGCGGTTTATCATCGGTAAACTACGGGCTTACCAAAACGAACCGGACACCGCTCCGGCTGGAATTCGACTGTCTGTTTTATGTACTAACCCAGCGGATGAAGAGTTATACCGGGTCGTTCTGTGGACGAATCAGCCAGGAAAATTTGAGGCCGAACTGTCTCGTCAATTGGCTGACAATTACATCACGTTGCCCAAAAACTGGCAGTTTACGTATACCTTTTTCACGGACACATTACCCGACACTACATACCGGGAAGGGAATTTGGGACTGGTTGTCGTTGATCGGTCAAAACCGGATAACGCCCCCCTTCTCGCCAGGGTGACAGCTTTAGTAGGGCAGTTGGAACAGACGGAATACATTCTTGATTCAGCTCAGAAAACGACGTTCTGCATCGGGCGCGGCCGTACCACCCAAACGGCGTCAGGACGCGTTCGAACGAATGATATTGTCGTCCTAAATGAAGAAGACCCCAGTTATGACGCAGCGAAAGGGGCCGGAAATGGAGCTGTTAGTCGGGCGCATGCGACGATTCGCTTCGATCCCGCTCAGAAACGGTACGTACTCCTTGTCGATCCGGGTGGACTGCCTGCCGGGGGCAATAAAACCAAACTCATACACCCGGATGATTCAATAGAGCGGGCCGATATTGCAGGAATGGGCTATCCCCTCCAAAACGGAGATCAGATTGAATTGGGTGGCGAAGTCACGCTCTTTTTTGAATTACTGTAA
- a CDS encoding PepSY-like domain-containing protein, giving the protein MKRSLLSVALLVLLLNASCSKTALAPDLTQSTETSTLFGARVSTGLVALPASTLPTAVKSYLDQNVSGYTLIRVEKMRQPGTTTYWGTKVTVLQNGVPVDYFFDTNGALTTRPAGPRGEIITRLTAAQLPASVSNYLNQTYAGYQLVVAESMQINGAAQEYRVQILSNNQRIDVHFDGTGTFRDAHGAPSNLETAHSVTYISRDNLSDAIKTTLNSTYSNYKYGWAEQHVHDGTTTYDVKLFNNGQPVVLHFDTSGAQVAPAGPGGPTGPGSTTAVAGPGSTTAVAGPKPAGPAGAPTPPAAADRQLILDAASLPSAITSYLQANFSGYTFLAADLHTPPTGTTGEYKVDLAVGQQLYKLKFSSSGELLKAEARR; this is encoded by the coding sequence ATGAAACGAAGCCTTTTATCCGTTGCCTTGCTGGTTCTGCTGCTCAACGCGAGTTGCAGTAAAACGGCATTGGCACCCGATCTAACCCAGTCGACAGAAACCAGTACGCTTTTTGGTGCCCGTGTGTCAACGGGTTTAGTAGCCCTACCTGCCTCGACACTCCCGACGGCGGTAAAAAGCTATCTCGATCAGAACGTATCGGGCTACACGCTGATTCGCGTCGAAAAAATGAGACAGCCCGGCACAACAACCTATTGGGGAACGAAAGTAACGGTGCTGCAAAATGGGGTACCCGTCGATTATTTCTTCGACACGAACGGAGCGCTAACCACCCGGCCCGCTGGTCCACGGGGAGAAATCATTACGCGCCTGACGGCGGCCCAGCTACCCGCTTCGGTTAGTAACTACCTGAATCAGACCTATGCCGGTTATCAGCTTGTCGTCGCGGAATCGATGCAAATCAATGGAGCCGCGCAGGAATACCGGGTGCAGATCCTGTCAAACAATCAGCGGATTGATGTGCATTTTGACGGTACAGGTACCTTCCGCGATGCGCATGGAGCCCCAAGCAATTTAGAGACTGCGCACTCGGTTACCTACATCTCGCGGGACAATCTGTCGGACGCTATCAAGACGACGTTGAACAGCACCTATTCGAACTATAAGTACGGATGGGCTGAGCAGCACGTGCATGATGGAACGACCACCTATGACGTTAAACTGTTCAACAATGGCCAACCCGTCGTGTTGCATTTTGATACCTCAGGAGCGCAGGTTGCTCCGGCGGGACCGGGTGGCCCTACTGGACCAGGCTCAACGACTGCCGTAGCTGGTCCTGGGTCTACAACTGCTGTAGCCGGACCTAAACCAGCTGGCCCGGCGGGTGCTCCGACACCACCGGCAGCCGCTGATCGCCAGCTTATTCTGGATGCGGCCAGCTTACCGTCGGCCATAACGTCCTATTTGCAGGCTAATTTCAGTGGTTATACATTCCTGGCGGCCGATTTGCATACCCCACCTACAGGAACCACCGGCGAGTACAAAGTCGACCTGGCCGTTGGACAACAGTTGTACAAACTGAAGTTCTCGTCGTCGGGCGAATTATTGAAGGCCGAAGCAAGACGGTAA
- a CDS encoding sensor histidine kinase: MSFLRPARSIRLKIGLVFGATFFLGFAGAAMYVFNQVRQVLIQQDNRTLIDRASRLAERTSVYPLVIPLPERGEVLSLDYTANNVKKKLYRSPSFPESASVSGRDSIVQRDTFRLARVVRMADDDYGNLSVVVGRSSNPLNHQLGQIGWLLAITLFMSMSLSILGAWWLSGWLLRPLRAIIDSARSVNQAEHVTPIPTPNSGDEFQELANTMNDMLARIRQAVDTQHNFFAAASHELRTPLSILRTEIEVAQREAINDRERHFLSSQLTELRRLSRLVDDLLAMSQLRAGTLQLRPERIELDDLTLYLTERYHHAINKRNLYLAIQLDESSASLTIVADQDKLTNVLLNLLDNAVKYARPNTQLDLSIVAQNDQIVWSLSNQTNVPIPDPDRLTREFYQADVRHDGYGLGLWISHQIVRLMGSSLTVSATNETFRAEVRFSA; encoded by the coding sequence ATGTCATTTTTGCGTCCCGCCCGCAGCATTCGCCTGAAAATTGGTTTGGTATTTGGCGCTACCTTTTTTTTGGGGTTCGCCGGAGCGGCTATGTATGTTTTTAATCAGGTGCGACAGGTACTGATCCAACAGGATAATCGTACCCTGATCGACCGGGCCAGTCGATTGGCCGAACGCACATCCGTTTATCCCCTGGTTATTCCGTTGCCGGAGCGGGGTGAAGTGTTATCGCTGGACTACACGGCCAACAATGTCAAAAAGAAGCTATATCGGTCGCCTTCCTTTCCGGAATCCGCTTCGGTTTCCGGCAGGGATTCAATCGTTCAACGCGATACGTTCCGGCTGGCGCGGGTGGTCCGCATGGCCGATGATGATTATGGCAACCTATCCGTCGTTGTCGGGCGAAGCAGTAATCCGCTGAATCATCAGCTGGGCCAGATTGGCTGGTTATTAGCTATTACCCTGTTCATGAGCATGAGCTTATCCATACTGGGAGCCTGGTGGCTAAGTGGTTGGCTGCTACGCCCGTTGCGGGCCATCATCGACTCGGCACGATCGGTCAATCAGGCGGAACATGTCACGCCTATTCCGACACCCAACTCAGGAGACGAGTTTCAGGAACTGGCCAATACCATGAACGACATGTTGGCCCGAATCCGTCAGGCGGTCGATACACAACACAACTTCTTTGCGGCTGCTTCGCACGAGCTACGGACACCACTCAGTATTCTGCGCACCGAAATCGAAGTGGCCCAGCGCGAAGCGATCAATGACCGGGAGCGGCATTTTCTATCCAGCCAACTCACCGAGCTACGCCGGTTAAGCCGATTGGTCGATGATTTGCTGGCGATGAGTCAGCTGCGTGCGGGTACGCTGCAACTTCGCCCCGAACGTATTGAGCTGGATGATTTAACCTTGTACCTGACCGAGCGATACCACCACGCAATCAATAAGCGGAACCTGTACCTAGCTATTCAACTGGATGAATCCAGCGCATCACTTACCATTGTGGCCGACCAGGATAAACTGACGAACGTACTGCTGAATTTGCTCGACAACGCGGTTAAATACGCCCGACCCAACACGCAGCTTGACCTGAGTATTGTGGCGCAAAACGATCAAATTGTCTGGTCATTGAGCAACCAGACAAACGTTCCGATTCCCGATCCCGACCGATTGACCCGAGAATTTTATCAGGCGGATGTTCGCCACGACGGCTACGGGCTAGGACTTTGGATCAGTCATCAAATTGTCCGACTCATGGGCAGCTCCCTTACGGTATCCGCAACGAATGAGACATTCCGGGCCGAAGTCCGCTTTAGCGCATAA